In one window of Meleagris gallopavo isolate NT-WF06-2002-E0010 breed Aviagen turkey brand Nicholas breeding stock chromosome 4, Turkey_5.1, whole genome shotgun sequence DNA:
- the CISD2 gene encoding CDGSH iron-sulfur domain-containing protein 2 encodes MVLESLARIVKVQLPAYLKRLPLPESVGGFLRLTVSEWLRLLPFLGVLALLGYLAVRPFLPKKKQQKDSLINLKIQKENPKVVNEINIEDLCLTKAYCRCWRSKTFPVCDGSHNKHNELTGDNVGPLILKKKEV; translated from the exons ATGGTGCTGGAGAGCCTGGCGCGCATCGTTAAGGTTCAGCTGCCTGCCTACCTCAAGCGCCTGCCTTTGCCCGAGAGTGTTGGCGGCTTCCTCCGCCTCACAG TTTCAGAATGGCTGCGGTTATTGCCTTTCCTGGGTGTGCTGGCCTTGCTTGGGTACCTCGCTGTTCGTCCGTTCCTTCCcaagaagaaacagcaaaaagatAGTTTGATTAACCTCAAGATCCAGAAGGAAAATCCAAAAGTAGTGAATGAAATAAACATCGAAGATCTGTGTCTCACTAAAGCTTATTGCAGGTGTTGGCGTTCTAAGACG ttccCTGTCTGTGATGGCTCTCATAACAAGCACAATGAATTAACAGGAGATAATGTAGGACCACTAATActcaagaagaaagaagtaTAG